In Plasmodium reichenowi strain SY57 chromosome 5, whole genome shotgun sequence, the following proteins share a genomic window:
- a CDS encoding putative membrane protein (conserved Plasmodium membrane protein, unknown function) codes for MKLTCYCIMFLFIHIIKYVSCEEYKINKEGDNGIHNKEEIKNEKYDNTNYENKNNDNNKNIDSNNREDHIMKLLPIQKDKDNDIIDEHINNKINYYEKDNIKEEIKHNTENNNNNNIFIQEKDNIQLFVDKKKHLEERNQNVIHENMKQEKDKNKETQNGNDIDENKKQKEKEQHTNQLIDNRNDQIRNVEKEDVHNGYENDEAGTHEEEENKEDKKDTEQKDDNKEDKKDTEQKDDNKEDKKDTEQKDDNKEDKKDTEQKDDNKEDKKDTEQIDKNKEDKKDTEQIDENKEDKKDIEQIDKNKEDTKDTEQLDKNKEDKKDTEQLDKNKEDKKDTEQIDKNKEDKKDTEQIDKNKEDKKDNEQIDKNKEDKKDNEQIDKNNEDTKAPHQKDDKNDGASCEEEKRVIMSEIKTIKEDLDNCNITNKKDKNECIVKVNESERKLNLCKEKALKCKGQIKGIHHKCDERLDRKNKEMIILQGIINKLENKIDEDKKNDNKNFQDNIKESEGKNKEIPLENKNTKDNVKRNEKNVHHEDYSSHHNIYRQEDNYLISYEILKNYFEKIFEIYKTLYIIIVEKTFLSIFVNNILYTIDLIVFLTKKCITSSIDIIYICYRFFGHHYIINCMIQLFENSFLYNYYNFFKRKINNIKIMLENCFSTLISESKPKVMTLKNNIQKNVDVFVHKLNDSSENLVNHINTINPHVRGIIPPSLSDKIILLIFFTIVNIIHLYILFCLLFILYEFLKRATTFTIKWGSLIIRHIYYFIFFFLTIPVRPCMRKRAGKGRRGYRRHDDFMYNSDRMNNYERVNSFDRKGSYDYNRNGYDEKGSYERNYNYDRTYDRNYDRTYDRNYDRNYDRNYDRTYDRNYDRTYDRNYDRNYDRTYDRTYDRNYDRTYDRNYDRNNDRNNDRNNDRINDRINDRINDRNSDRINDRINDRNNDRNNDRNHDRNQDRTHDLTYNNNDAYEKSEELTMNNSELKKMKTSNIHERKY; via the coding sequence atgaaattaacTTGTTACTgtattatgtttttatttatacatataataaaatatgttagTTGTGAAGagtataaaataaacaaagAAGGAGATAATGGAATACATAATAAGgaggaaataaaaaatgaaaagtACGATAATActaattatgaaaataagaataatgataataataaaaatattgatagtaataatagAGAAGACCATATAATGAAATTACTTCCAATTCAAAAAGACAAAGATAATGATATCATCGATGAacatataaacaataaaataaattattatgaaaaggataatataaaagaagagataaaacataatactgaaaataataataataataatatttttatacaagaaaaagataatatacAACTTTTTgttgataaaaaaaaacatttgGAAGAAAGAAATCAAAATGTCATAcatgaaaatatgaaacaggagaaagataaaaataaagaaacaCAAAATGGAAATGATAtagatgaaaataaaaagcaaaaagaaaaagaacaaCATACAAACCAACTAATAGACAATCGAAATGATCAAATTCGTAATGTGGAAAAAGAAGACGTACACAATGGTTATGAAAACGACGAGGCTGGTACACATGAAGAGGaggaaaataaagaagataAGAAGGATACTGAACAaaaagatgataataaagaagatAAGAAGGATACTGAACAaaaagatgataataaagaagatAAGAAGGATACTGAACAaaaagatgataataaagaagatAAGAAGGATACTGAACAaaaagatgataataaagaagatAAGAAGGATACCGAACAAATAGATAAAAACAAAGAAGATAAGAAAGATACCGAACAAATAGATGAAAACAAAGAAGATAAGAAGGATATCGAACAAATAGATAAAAACAAAGAAGATACGAAAGATACCGAACAATTAGATAAAAACAAAGAAGATAAGAAAGATACCGAACAATTAGATAAAAACAAAGAAGATAAGAAAGATACCGAACAAATAGATAAAAACAAAGAAGATAAGAAAGATACCGAACAAATAGATAAAAACAAAGAAGATAAGAAAGATAACGAACAAATAGATAAAAACAAAGAAGATAAGAAAGATAACGAACAAATAGATAAAAACAACGAAGATACGAAGGCCCCTCACCAAAAAGATGATAAGAACGATGGGGCGTCTTGTGAAGAAGAAAAGAGAGTCATTATGTCAGAAATAAAAACCATAAAAGAAGATTTAGATAATTgtaatataacaaataagaaggataaaaatgaatgtATTGTAAAAGTCAATGAGAGTGAAAGgaaattaaatttatgtAAAGAGAAAGCACTTAAATGTAAAGGACAAATAAAAGGGATACATCATAAGTGTGATGAAAGGTTAGATaggaaaaataaagaaatgataatattacaaggaattataaataaattagagaataaaatagatgaagataaaaagaatgataataaaaatttccaagataatataaaagaaagCGAAGGAAAGAATAAAGAGATTCctttagaaaataaaaacacTAAAGATAATgttaaaagaaatgaaaaaaatgtacatCATGAAGATTATAGTAGtcatcataatatatatagacaAGAAGacaattatttaatttcatatgaaattttaaaaaattattttgagaaaatatttgaaatatataaaacattatatattataatagtAGAGAAAACGTTTCTATCCAtttttgttaataatatattatatactaTAGATTTAATTGTATTcttaacaaaaaaatgtataacAAGTAGtatagatataatatatatatgttatagATTTTTTGGACATCATTATATCATAAATTGTATGATTCAGTTATTTGAAAATagttttttatataattattataatttttttaaaagaaaaataaataatataaaaataatgttaGAAAATTGTTTCTCAACTTTAATAAGTGAGAGTAAACCTAAAGTGATgacattaaaaaataatattcaaaaGAATGTAGATGTGTTTGTAcataaattaaatgataGTTCAGAAAATTTAGTAAATCATATTAATACGATAAATCCACATGTCAGAGGAATTATCCCTCCAAGTTTGTCGGATAAAATAATACtcttaatattttttactattgtaaatataatacatttatatatattattttgtttattatttatattatacgAATTTTTGAAAAGAGCTACAACATTTACAATAAAATGGGGATCATTAATAATTCGccatatttattatttcatcttcttttttctcACCATACCTGTAAGACCGTGTATGAGGAAAAGAGCTGGAAAGGGACGTAGAGGATATAGAAGACACGACGATTTTATGTATAACAGTGATCGTATGAATAACTACGAAAGAGTAAATAGTTTTGATAGAAAGGGTAGCTACGACTATAACAGAAATGGTTATGACGAGAAAGGTAGTTATGAAcgtaattataattatgacAGAACCTATGATAGGAATTATGATAGAACCTATGATAGGAATTATGATAGAAATTATGATAGGAATTATGATAGAACCTATGATAGGAATTATGATAGAACCTATGATAGGAATTATGATAGGAATTATGATAGAACCTATGATAGAACCTATGATAGAAATTATGATAGAACCTATGATAGAAACTATGATCGTAATAATGATCGTAATAATGATCGTAATAATGATCGTATTAATGATCGTATTAATGATCGTATTAATGATCGTAATAGTGATCGTATTAATGATCGTATTAATGATCGTAATAATGATCGTAATAATGATCGTAATCACGATCGTAATCAAGATCGTACCCATGATcttacatataataataatgatgcATATGAAAAATCTGAAGAATTAACAATGAATAATTcagaattaaaaaaaatgaaaactTCAAATATACATGAGAGAAAATATTga